Proteins from one Longimicrobium sp. genomic window:
- a CDS encoding PBP1A family penicillin-binding protein, which yields MKRKLTIALLAVSVLALAGFGWLWFAPCGMGGCAPVSELERYQSEGSQLMDIAGRPFGTLGIDRRVLPLDSMPGFLPKAFMAVEDRRFYDHGGVDWKRFGGALFKNVKTGGVSEGGSTITMQLARNLFPRALPYQERSLRRKVLEIRVARQIERAFPKDKILELYLNHIYLGEGTYGVDAASREYFGKPASRLTLAEAATLGGLPVSPSKINPRENREAALRRRNLVLHEMAKAGYVSQADADAATREPLRLARQGRAGPRIAGAWFVERVRRELEDALGGVDNTSGLRVFTSYDPVAQKAAEEEVGRQAVAIESGAFGAFRHDTYAKTKGTTEDGQTPYLQGTAIVMDARTGEIHALVGGRDYDDSKFDRVFQAVRQPGSAFKPFVYLTALEEGIPASQIFEDKPIQIQLSRNRVWSPRNYTGSYAGPMTLRDALTQSKNTVTVQVAQQVGMDDVVRTARDLGISTPISTMPSTALGAAEVRPIELVRAFAAFDNGGSLVAPHVIRRVEDQEGNVVWQHEDAEAHRVIQAEEAFVLTSMLRDVVDRGTAAPVRAAGFRGPAAGKTGTTNGATDVWFVGYTPDLVGAVWFGFDRPVTIVPQASGGTIAAPVWARIMSRIYQSRRMPAAWPMPGGVISEQVDRRTGMAMDASCPGSGQAYTEYFIHSAPVRQNCFPAAPYPSDTAWQDPEQGAWAYQDSAGMSDLEQRGVYWPELEEKRRREAAGAPPVTPLPGSVEDPYATPPVAGAGAGTRTTGRTRVRPTAPPPVIGDAPPVASDGGRDGAGGRTRTQPRVLGDPVGGTSSGNAGDGTSGSSSGSSGSSGGTSGGTTPPPADTTGAGA from the coding sequence ATGAAACGCAAGCTCACCATCGCGCTCCTCGCCGTTTCCGTGCTGGCGCTGGCCGGCTTCGGCTGGCTGTGGTTCGCGCCGTGCGGGATGGGCGGATGCGCGCCCGTGTCCGAGCTGGAACGCTATCAGTCCGAGGGCTCCCAGCTCATGGACATCGCCGGCCGCCCCTTCGGCACCCTGGGGATCGACCGGCGCGTGCTGCCGCTGGACTCCATGCCCGGCTTCCTGCCCAAGGCCTTCATGGCCGTGGAGGACCGCCGCTTCTACGACCACGGCGGCGTGGACTGGAAGCGCTTCGGCGGCGCGCTGTTCAAGAACGTGAAGACCGGCGGCGTGTCGGAGGGCGGCAGCACCATCACCATGCAGCTGGCGCGCAACCTGTTCCCCCGCGCGCTGCCGTACCAGGAGCGGTCGCTGCGCCGCAAGGTGCTGGAGATCCGCGTGGCCCGGCAGATCGAGCGGGCCTTCCCCAAGGACAAGATCCTGGAGCTGTACCTCAACCACATCTACCTGGGCGAGGGGACGTACGGGGTGGACGCGGCCTCGCGCGAGTACTTCGGCAAGCCGGCGTCGCGCCTCACGCTGGCCGAGGCGGCCACGCTGGGCGGGCTTCCCGTGTCGCCCAGCAAGATCAACCCGCGCGAGAACCGCGAGGCGGCCCTGCGGCGGCGCAACCTGGTGCTGCACGAGATGGCGAAGGCCGGCTACGTCTCGCAGGCCGACGCCGACGCCGCCACCCGCGAGCCGCTGCGGCTGGCCCGGCAGGGGCGCGCGGGGCCGCGCATTGCCGGGGCCTGGTTCGTGGAGCGGGTGCGGCGCGAGCTGGAAGACGCGCTGGGCGGGGTGGACAACACCTCGGGGCTGCGCGTGTTCACCAGCTACGACCCCGTGGCCCAGAAGGCGGCCGAGGAGGAGGTGGGGCGGCAGGCGGTGGCCATCGAGTCCGGCGCGTTCGGCGCCTTCCGCCACGACACCTACGCGAAGACCAAGGGGACGACGGAGGACGGGCAGACGCCGTACCTGCAGGGAACCGCGATCGTGATGGATGCCAGGACGGGCGAGATCCACGCGCTGGTGGGCGGGCGCGACTACGACGACAGCAAGTTCGACCGCGTGTTCCAGGCGGTGCGGCAGCCGGGCTCGGCCTTCAAGCCGTTCGTGTACCTGACGGCGCTGGAGGAGGGGATCCCCGCCAGCCAGATCTTCGAGGACAAGCCCATCCAGATCCAGCTTTCGCGCAACCGCGTCTGGTCGCCGCGCAACTACACCGGCTCGTACGCGGGGCCCATGACGCTGCGCGACGCGCTGACGCAGTCCAAGAACACGGTGACCGTGCAGGTGGCGCAGCAGGTGGGGATGGACGACGTGGTGCGCACCGCGCGCGACCTGGGGATCAGCACGCCCATCTCCACCATGCCCTCCACGGCGCTGGGCGCGGCCGAGGTGCGGCCCATCGAGCTGGTGCGCGCCTTCGCGGCGTTCGACAACGGCGGCTCGCTGGTGGCGCCGCACGTGATTCGCCGCGTGGAGGACCAGGAGGGGAACGTGGTGTGGCAGCACGAGGACGCCGAGGCGCACCGCGTGATCCAGGCGGAGGAGGCGTTCGTGCTGACCTCCATGCTGCGCGACGTGGTGGACCGCGGGACGGCGGCGCCCGTGCGCGCCGCCGGCTTCCGCGGCCCCGCGGCGGGAAAGACGGGGACCACCAACGGCGCCACCGACGTCTGGTTCGTGGGGTACACGCCGGACCTGGTGGGCGCGGTGTGGTTCGGCTTCGACCGCCCGGTGACCATCGTGCCCCAGGCCAGCGGCGGCACCATCGCGGCGCCGGTGTGGGCGCGCATCATGTCGCGCATCTACCAGTCGCGCCGGATGCCGGCCGCGTGGCCCATGCCCGGCGGAGTCATCAGCGAGCAGGTGGACCGCCGCACCGGGATGGCGATGGACGCCTCGTGCCCGGGGAGCGGGCAGGCGTACACCGAGTACTTCATCCACTCCGCGCCGGTGCGGCAGAACTGCTTCCCCGCCGCGCCGTATCCGTCGGACACGGCCTGGCAGGACCCGGAGCAGGGCGCCTGGGCCTACCAGGACTCGGCGGGGATGAGCGACCTGGAGCAGCGCGGCGTGTACTGGCCCGAGCTGGAGGAGAAGCGCCGCCGCGAGGCCGCCGGCGCCCCGCCGGTGACGCCCTTGCCGGGGAGCGTGGAGGACCCGTACGCCACTCCGCCCGTCGCCGGCGCGGGCGCGGGGACGCGCACGACCGGGCGGACGCGCGTCCGTCCGACCGCGCCGCCGCCGGTGATCGGCGACGCGCCGCCGGTGGCCTCGGACGGCGGCCGCGACGGGGCCGGCGGGCGCACGCGCACGCAGCCGCGGGTGCTGGGCGACCCGGTGGGCGGCACGTCGTCCGGCAACGCGGGCGACGGGACGTCGGGGTCGTCGTCGGGCTCCTCGGGGTCGTCGGGCGGCACCTCGGGCGGGACGACTCCGCCGCCCGCGGACACCACGGGAGCGGGGGCGTAG
- a CDS encoding aspartate aminotransferase family protein, which translates to MLPRVRVAPPGPESRRLAAELARVESPNVTYLGDDFPVFWDEARGANVRDVDGNVYVDLTAAFAVAGPGHAHPRIVAAVQAQAEKLMHGMGDVHPPAIKVDLLRALAGVAPGGLSRAVLASSGAEAVEAALKTAAIATGKPRVLAFHGSYHGLTYGALAASGREDFRAPFASQLPRIAAFAPYPYAYRSPFGRDAREVGDATLRYVEYLLDTPGTATEGIGAILVEPVQGRGGDVVPPDGFLPGLRRICDQRGLLLIFDEIYTGFGRTGRWFAGEHWGVTPDILCVGKGMTGGMPFAACIGTGAVMEAWPKSKGEAIHTSTFLGHPLGCAAALASISVLRDERLVERSAELGARILSRLGEMTEDHPRVGEVRGLGMMIGIELVRDRETREPAPELAGRIVIETLRRGILTLGGGIHGNVLSLSPPFVLTDEQADAALATLRDVLEQL; encoded by the coding sequence TTGCTCCCCCGCGTGCGCGTGGCGCCGCCGGGGCCGGAGTCGCGGCGGCTGGCGGCCGAGCTGGCGCGGGTGGAATCGCCCAACGTCACGTACCTGGGCGACGACTTCCCCGTCTTCTGGGACGAGGCGAGGGGCGCGAACGTGCGCGATGTGGACGGCAACGTCTACGTGGACCTGACCGCCGCCTTCGCCGTCGCCGGGCCGGGGCACGCGCACCCGCGCATCGTGGCCGCCGTGCAGGCGCAGGCCGAAAAGCTGATGCACGGCATGGGCGACGTGCATCCCCCCGCCATCAAGGTCGACCTCCTCCGCGCGCTGGCCGGGGTCGCGCCGGGGGGGCTGAGCCGCGCCGTCCTCGCCAGCTCCGGCGCCGAGGCCGTCGAGGCCGCGCTGAAGACGGCGGCGATCGCCACGGGAAAGCCGCGCGTGCTCGCCTTCCACGGCTCGTACCACGGCCTCACCTACGGCGCGCTGGCCGCCAGCGGCCGCGAGGACTTCCGCGCGCCGTTCGCCTCGCAGCTCCCCCGCATCGCCGCGTTCGCGCCGTACCCGTACGCCTACCGCTCCCCGTTCGGCCGCGACGCGCGGGAGGTGGGCGATGCGACGCTGCGCTACGTCGAATACCTCCTCGATACACCGGGCACCGCGACGGAGGGCATCGGCGCCATCCTGGTCGAGCCGGTCCAGGGCCGCGGCGGCGACGTGGTGCCGCCGGACGGCTTCCTTCCCGGCCTGCGCCGCATCTGCGACCAGCGCGGGCTGCTGCTGATCTTCGACGAGATCTACACCGGCTTCGGGCGCACCGGGCGCTGGTTCGCGGGCGAGCACTGGGGCGTCACCCCCGACATCCTCTGCGTGGGCAAGGGGATGACGGGGGGGATGCCGTTCGCCGCGTGCATCGGCACCGGCGCGGTGATGGAGGCGTGGCCCAAGTCGAAGGGCGAGGCGATCCACACCTCCACCTTCCTCGGCCATCCGCTCGGCTGCGCGGCCGCGCTCGCCTCCATCTCCGTGCTGCGCGACGAGCGGCTGGTGGAGCGGTCGGCGGAGCTGGGCGCGCGCATCCTCTCACGACTCGGGGAGATGACGGAAGATCACCCCCGCGTTGGCGAGGTGCGCGGATTGGGGATGATGATCGGAATCGAGCTCGTCCGCGACCGGGAGACGCGCGAGCCCGCGCCGGAGCTCGCCGGCCGCATCGTGATCGAGACACTGCGCCGCGGGATCCTGACGCTGGGCGGCGGCATCCACGGCAACGTGCTCTCCCTCTCCCCGCCCTTCGTCCTCACCGACGAGCAGGCCGACGCCGCGCTCGCGACCCTGCGGGACGTGCTCGAACAGCTCTGA
- a CDS encoding GNAT family N-acetyltransferase produces MPGSDRSTGIVGETDLAFSPASIADEEVLAELMREFYVHEGLDFERARAREAFRTLVADPALGRVWLFRVGGDVVGYAAVTVCYSLEFAGRYALVDELYVREGWRGRGIGARALELAAEACRELGVAAVRLEVDTWNTRAMALYRRLGFELQERYMMSRWIA; encoded by the coding sequence ATGCCCGGGAGTGACCGAAGCACCGGGATTGTCGGCGAAACCGACCTCGCCTTCTCCCCAGCCAGCATCGCCGACGAGGAGGTGCTGGCGGAGCTGATGCGCGAGTTCTACGTGCACGAGGGGCTCGACTTCGAGCGGGCGCGGGCGCGCGAGGCGTTCCGCACGCTGGTGGCGGACCCGGCGCTCGGGCGCGTCTGGCTCTTCCGCGTGGGCGGCGACGTCGTCGGCTACGCGGCGGTGACGGTGTGCTATTCGCTGGAGTTCGCCGGGCGGTACGCGCTGGTCGACGAGCTGTACGTGCGCGAGGGATGGCGCGGGCGCGGAATCGGCGCGCGGGCGCTGGAGCTGGCGGCCGAGGCGTGCCGCGAGCTGGGCGTGGCCGCCGTGCGGCTGGAGGTGGACACCTGGAACACGCGGGCGATGGCGCTCTACCGGCGCCTAGGATTCGAGCTGCAGGAGCGGTACATGATGAGCCGGTGGATCGCGTGA
- a CDS encoding DUF86 domain-containing protein, which yields MRPSRTWQQRLQDIIASAEFILGMMRGRGEEALAADRSLRDAVLYNFVVIGEAARSVPKEVETRHSVVPWKDMRDMRNWVAHGYHGVDLEIVARTIREDLPDLIENLTRILTIDSGGEAGLANARE from the coding sequence GTGCGGCCTAGCAGAACGTGGCAGCAGCGACTCCAGGACATCATCGCCTCTGCGGAGTTCATCCTGGGGATGATGCGTGGTCGCGGCGAAGAAGCTCTAGCGGCGGACCGCAGTCTCCGAGACGCGGTGCTGTACAACTTCGTGGTCATCGGTGAGGCGGCCCGGTCCGTTCCGAAAGAAGTCGAGACGCGCCACAGCGTGGTGCCGTGGAAAGACATGCGTGACATGCGGAACTGGGTCGCGCACGGTTATCACGGAGTTGATCTGGAGATCGTAGCGCGTACCATCCGCGAAGACCTCCCCGACCTCATCGAAAATCTCACCCGGATTCTTACCATCGATTCCGGAGGAGAAGCCGGGCTGGCGAATGCCCGGGAGTGA
- a CDS encoding nucleotidyltransferase family protein — MNKSASDAKRDRVLDVLRKNREDLKSYGATSISVFGSVARGEAGPGSDVDLLVEVDDRMTLFRLSRLKNHLQELLGLPVDLVTPGALRPHMRETILAEAIRAA; from the coding sequence ATGAACAAATCAGCGTCCGACGCGAAGCGCGACCGGGTTCTGGACGTGCTCCGCAAGAATCGCGAAGACCTGAAGAGCTACGGCGCAACTTCGATCTCCGTTTTCGGCTCGGTTGCTCGTGGAGAGGCGGGACCGGGGAGCGACGTGGACCTTCTCGTCGAGGTGGACGACCGGATGACGTTGTTCCGCCTCTCCCGGCTGAAGAACCATCTCCAGGAGCTGCTGGGACTCCCGGTGGACCTGGTGACGCCGGGTGCCCTCCGCCCCCACATGCGCGAGACCATTCTCGCGGAGGCGATCCGTGCGGCCTAG
- the corA gene encoding magnesium/cobalt transporter CorA produces MKRRDLLRMPLNAALEGVAPAMERGMRPPPGSSPGMLESMPGAVAPRVTVFAFGPHEITEFTADDLHALPRLRGKFPVVWVNVDGVAHAGTVQTIGEGFCLHRLALEDVMHVTQRPKVEAYDGHLFIVVKMARRDPRLDLEQVGIFLGPDFVVTFQEHPGDVFGEVRERLRAGHAKIRACGADYLAYALLDAIIDNYFPVVEEYVDELEALEDDIVTRPTHACIHRLHDIKRELMALRRAIWPMREALNVLVRDPGELVREDTMVYLRDCQDHAFQILDLVENFREVAGSLTDLYISTVGNRTNDIMKVLTIFAAIFIPLSFITGIYGMNLQHPDHAWYWAWPFVSGVMVMMALGLLYFFYRRGWIGDRG; encoded by the coding sequence GTGAAGCGCCGCGACCTGCTGCGTATGCCGCTGAACGCGGCGCTCGAAGGCGTGGCCCCCGCCATGGAGCGCGGGATGCGCCCGCCGCCCGGCTCCTCGCCGGGAATGCTGGAGTCCATGCCCGGCGCCGTGGCCCCGCGCGTGACCGTGTTCGCCTTCGGCCCGCACGAGATCACCGAGTTCACGGCCGACGACCTGCACGCGCTGCCCAGGCTCCGCGGCAAGTTTCCCGTCGTGTGGGTGAACGTGGACGGGGTGGCGCACGCCGGGACGGTGCAGACCATCGGCGAGGGGTTCTGCCTGCACCGGCTGGCGCTGGAAGACGTGATGCACGTCACCCAGCGGCCCAAGGTGGAGGCGTACGACGGGCACCTGTTCATCGTGGTGAAGATGGCCCGGCGGGACCCCAGGCTGGACCTGGAGCAGGTCGGCATCTTCCTGGGCCCGGACTTCGTCGTCACCTTCCAGGAGCACCCCGGCGACGTCTTCGGCGAGGTGCGCGAGCGGCTGCGCGCCGGGCACGCCAAGATCCGCGCCTGCGGGGCCGACTACCTGGCGTACGCGCTGCTCGACGCCATCATCGACAACTACTTTCCCGTGGTGGAGGAGTACGTCGACGAGCTGGAGGCGCTGGAAGACGACATCGTGACGCGGCCCACGCACGCCTGCATCCACCGCCTGCACGACATCAAGCGCGAGCTGATGGCGCTCCGGCGCGCCATCTGGCCCATGCGCGAGGCGCTGAACGTGCTGGTGCGCGACCCCGGCGAGCTGGTGCGCGAGGACACGATGGTGTACCTGCGCGACTGCCAGGACCACGCCTTCCAGATCCTGGATCTGGTGGAGAACTTCCGCGAGGTGGCGGGTTCGCTCACCGACCTGTACATCAGCACGGTGGGCAACCGCACCAACGACATCATGAAGGTGCTCACCATCTTCGCGGCCATCTTCATCCCCCTGAGCTTCATCACCGGCATCTACGGGATGAACCTCCAGCACCCGGACCATGCGTGGTACTGGGCCTGGCCGTTCGTGTCGGGGGTGATGGTGATGATGGCGCTGGGCCTGCTCTACTTCTTCTACCGCCGCGGCTGGATCGGAGACCGGGGATGA
- a CDS encoding SCP2 sterol-binding domain-containing protein — MEVFTEEWARACCEALNRSEAYRASAATWEGAIVLAMSADGAQGVEADRAVYIDAHQGACRGARVATEEEGTNAPFVFRADAATWQRLLAGQVDPVGAVMQGKLRLVRGNLLTLAKYAQAAKDMVTAAATVGGTFDGNGSA, encoded by the coding sequence ATGGAGGTGTTCACGGAGGAGTGGGCGCGCGCGTGCTGCGAGGCGCTGAACCGCAGCGAGGCGTACCGCGCCTCCGCCGCCACGTGGGAGGGAGCGATCGTGCTGGCGATGTCGGCGGACGGGGCGCAGGGGGTGGAGGCGGACCGCGCGGTGTACATCGACGCGCACCAGGGCGCCTGCCGCGGCGCCCGCGTCGCCACGGAGGAAGAGGGCACCAACGCGCCCTTCGTCTTCCGCGCGGACGCGGCCACGTGGCAGCGCCTCCTCGCCGGCCAGGTCGACCCCGTCGGCGCGGTGATGCAGGGCAAGCTGCGCCTCGTCCGCGGCAACCTCCTCACCCTGGCGAAGTACGCGCAGGCGGCGAAGGACATGGTCACCGCCGCGGCCACGGTAGGCGGCACGTTCGACGGAAATGGAAGTGCGTGA
- a CDS encoding cytochrome b/b6 domain-containing protein, with product MHDSTAHPDAPRETRRHHWIVRATHWVNVVALTLMVGSGLRIFNAYPAFARKGEAFCCWPWEGHAIPGWLTFGGWLAGARNWHFAMMWVLAVNGAIYLAFIWLHGEWRDLAPRRGDPRDAWEMIKFYLFVRKTHPRQGKHNALQKGVYFALPWLGVLAVLTGLAIWKPVQLAPLTGLFGGYVWARYWHFLVMLTLVLLGLGHVFMVFAVDPASLPSMITGRYDESRSPEALNARPFLRGRPKPVLAIARPAPAPKVVQGDADGDRDVRPSVTPAPVVLEDGDRKPAASTVSPLAVPGDGDAGPSVPDRPAADGDAQPAAIAADRRAAGADAGDADQPAADARESGKEAGR from the coding sequence ATGCACGATTCCACCGCGCATCCCGACGCGCCCCGCGAGACCAGGCGCCACCACTGGATCGTGCGCGCCACGCACTGGGTGAACGTGGTCGCGCTCACCCTCATGGTGGGCAGCGGGCTGCGCATCTTCAACGCGTACCCGGCGTTCGCGCGCAAGGGCGAGGCGTTCTGCTGCTGGCCGTGGGAGGGGCACGCGATCCCCGGGTGGCTCACCTTCGGCGGGTGGCTGGCGGGCGCGCGGAACTGGCACTTCGCCATGATGTGGGTGCTGGCGGTGAACGGGGCCATCTACCTGGCGTTCATCTGGCTGCACGGCGAGTGGCGCGACCTGGCCCCACGCCGCGGCGACCCGCGCGACGCGTGGGAGATGATCAAGTTCTATCTCTTCGTCCGGAAGACGCACCCGCGCCAGGGGAAGCACAACGCGCTGCAGAAGGGCGTGTACTTCGCGCTGCCGTGGCTGGGCGTGCTGGCGGTGCTCACCGGGCTGGCCATCTGGAAGCCGGTACAGCTGGCGCCGCTCACGGGGCTGTTCGGCGGCTACGTGTGGGCGCGCTACTGGCACTTCCTGGTGATGCTCACGCTCGTCCTCCTGGGCCTGGGCCACGTCTTCATGGTCTTCGCCGTCGACCCGGCGTCGCTGCCGTCGATGATCACCGGCCGCTACGACGAATCCCGCTCTCCCGAGGCGCTGAACGCGCGCCCCTTCCTGCGCGGCAGGCCGAAGCCCGTGCTCGCCATCGCCCGCCCCGCGCCCGCCCCGAAGGTGGTTCAGGGGGATGCAGATGGGGATCGAGACGTCCGCCCATCCGTCACCCCAGCGCCCGTCGTTCTGGAAGATGGAGATCGGAAGCCCGCGGCATCCACCGTCTCCCCGCTCGCCGTTCCGGGTGATGGAGATGCGGGGCCGTCCGTGCCCGATCGCCCCGCGGCGGATGGAGATGCACAGCCGGCCGCCATCGCCGCCGACCGCCGTGCGGCGGGTGCGGATGCGGGCGATGCGGACCAGCCGGCGGCCGATGCGCGGGAGAGCGGAAAGGAGGCGGGGCGATGA